From Eleftheria terrae, the proteins below share one genomic window:
- the rpmH gene encoding 50S ribosomal protein L34, giving the protein MKRTYQPSKVRRARTHGFLVRMKTRGGRKVINARRAKGRKRLAV; this is encoded by the coding sequence ATGAAACGCACCTACCAACCCTCTAAGGTTCGCCGCGCCCGTACCCACGGTTTCCTGGTCCGCATGAAGACGCGCGGTGGCCGCAAGGTCATCAACGCTCGCCGTGCCAAGGGCCGCAAGCGCCTGGCCGTCTAA
- a CDS encoding ribonuclease P protein component codes for MSRAAAIRRLKQKADFERALSAGSPAVVARGTHFVVHFVPAAGSFDPQPVHGELSTGEVPDVSQPVDVLPLTGPAQVGTVLPKRWARRSVTRTLLKRQVFAAFERHLPSMPPGVWVVRLRAAFDRKQFPSAASEALRDAARAELDSLLRQAGPRAARRPPSKVAAAPA; via the coding sequence ATGAGCCGAGCAGCCGCCATCCGGCGGCTCAAGCAAAAAGCCGACTTCGAGCGGGCGCTGTCTGCCGGTTCGCCGGCGGTGGTGGCCCGGGGCACCCACTTCGTGGTGCACTTCGTGCCGGCCGCGGGCAGCTTCGATCCGCAGCCCGTTCACGGTGAGTTGTCAACAGGCGAGGTGCCCGATGTATCGCAGCCTGTGGATGTCTTGCCGCTCACCGGCCCGGCGCAGGTCGGCACCGTGCTGCCCAAGCGCTGGGCGCGTCGCTCGGTCACCCGCACCTTGCTGAAGCGCCAGGTGTTCGCTGCCTTCGAACGCCATCTGCCATCCATGCCCCCGGGGGTCTGGGTGGTGCGCCTGCGTGCGGCTTTCGATCGCAAGCAGTTCCCCAGCGCCGCTTCCGAGGCGCTGCGAGACGCCGCGCGCGCCGAGCTCGACAGCCTGCTGCGGCAGGCCGGGCCGCGCGCTGCCCGCCGCCCTCCGTCCAAGGTCGCTGCGGCGCCGGCTTGA
- the yidD gene encoding membrane protein insertion efficiency factor YidD — translation MMKRLLLLLVRGYRLLLSPWLGAGCRFYPTCSAYALEALERHGAAAGAYLTARRIGRCHPWCEGGPDPVPDTAPRLFSRFVAPAAAAGATATSNSESSP, via the coding sequence ATGATGAAGCGACTGCTCCTTCTTCTGGTGCGAGGCTACCGCCTGCTGCTCAGCCCCTGGCTGGGGGCAGGCTGCCGCTTTTATCCCACCTGTTCCGCGTATGCGCTCGAGGCGCTGGAGCGGCACGGGGCGGCGGCCGGTGCCTACCTGACGGCGCGGCGCATCGGCCGTTGCCATCCCTGGTGCGAGGGCGGTCCCGATCCGGTGCCTGATACCGCGCCGCGACTGTTTTCCCGTTTTGTGGCGCCTGCGGCTGCCGCCGGTGCCACGGCCACTTCTAACAGCGAGTCGTCTCCATGA